A segment of the Desulfofundulus kuznetsovii DSM 6115 genome:
GCTACCTCCAGGCCGGGGATCTTTGCCGACGGCGCCTTTGCCGGCCCCAAGGACATCCCCGAGACGGTGACCGAGGCCAGCGCCGCGGCGGGCTGCGTCTCCCGGTTGTTGAGCGCCGCCCGGGGCAGCGAAACCCGGGTCAAGGAGTACCCCCCGGAAAGGCCGGTACATAAAGAGCCGCCCCGGGTGGGAGTGTTTGTCTGCCACTGCGGCATCAACATCGGCAGCGTGGTACGGGTGCCCGAGGTGGTGGAGTACGCCAAACGCCTGCCGTGGGTGGTGCACGCCCAGGAGTTTCTCTTTGCCTGCGCCCAGGACAGCCTGGAGAAGATCCGCAGGACCATTGTCAACCGCAAGCTCAACCGGGTGGTGGTGGCGTCGTGCACGCCGCGGACCCACGCGCCGCTGTTCCAGAACGTTTTGAGGGAAGCGGGGCTGAACCCCTACCTGTACGAGCACGTAAACATCCGGGAGCACTCCTCCTGGGTGCACCGGGACCGGCCGGAAGAAGCCACGGAAAAGGCCAAGGACCTGGTGCGCATGGCCGTAGCAAAGGTGCGCCTGCTCACCCCCATCACCCAGACCTATACCGAGATCAACAAGGGTGCCCTGGTGGTGGGCGGGGGAGTGGCGGGCATGACGACGGCCCTCTCCCTGGCGGAACAGGGCTTTCAAGTGAGCCTGGTGGAAAAGGAACGTGAGCTGGGCGGGAACGCCAGGTACCTCTACTACACCCTGCAGGGTTCGGATCCCCGGCAGTACTTGAACGAACTCATTGATAAAGTGCTCAACCACCCGTTGATCCAGGTGTTTACCGGGAGCCAGGTGGTGGAAGCCGGGGGTTACCCGGGCAACTACCACAGCCGCATCAAAACGCCGGAAAAGGAACTGGAAATAAGCCACGGGGCGGTGGTTCTGGCCACTGGGGCCAGGGAAGCCCGGCCGCAGGAATACCTTTTAGGGCAGCATCCCCGGGTGATGACCCAACGGGACCTGGAGGAACGCATCCACCGGGGGGAAGTGCAGGGCCTCAACACGGTGGTCATGATCCAGTGCGTGGGATCGCGGGACGAGGAGCGGCCCTACTGCAGCCGGATCTGCTGCAGCCATGCCCTCAAGAACGCCCTGAAGCTGAAGGAGCTGAAACCGCAGGCGAACATCTACATTCTCTACCGGGACATCCGGGTGTACGGGTTAAACGAGCAATATTACACGCAGGCGCGGCAGAAGGGGATTATCTTCATCCGCTACGACCTGGGGAAAAAGCCGGAAGTGGAAGCGGCGGGCGAGGGTCTGGTGGTGAGGGCAGTGGACCACATTCTGGGGGTGGAACTGGCCATCGAGCCGGACGTGCTGGTCTTGAGTACGGGCGTGGTGCCCGGGGAGGACAACGGCAGGCTGAGCCAGCTGTTCAAGGTGCCTTTGAACAGCGACGGGTTCTTTTTGGAAGCGCACATGAAGCTGCGGCCGGTGGACTTTGCGGCGGAAGGGTTATACCTGTGCGGCTTGGCCCACTCGCCCAAGCTGGTGGGGGAAAGCATCACCCAGGCCAATGCGGCGGCCATGCGGGCGGTGACGCTGCTGGCCAGGGACAGGTTGGCCAACGTGGCCATTACCGCCACGGTGGAGGAGGAACTCTGCGTGGGCTGCGGCATGTGCGTTAAGGTGTGTGACTACCAGGCCCGGAGCATAGACCCTTTGCGGCGGGTGGCCGATGTAAACGAGGCTCTGTGCCAGGGGTGCGGGGCCTGTGTGGCCGCCTGTCCCAACGGCGCTTCCCAGCAAAAAGGTTACGAAAAGGGACAGTTGTTGGCCATGGTCAGCGCGGCCCTGGAAGCGGTGTAACAACGTACGAGAATTGGTCTTCCGAAGGCCGTTGGCCAAAAGACCGGCGCACCAAGTCCGTGCACCGTTAAGTATTCAAGTGAGGAGGTTTTCCCATGAGCGTGATGCTTTCGCAACCGCCGTTAGCGGACCCGGTTTCGCAAGAACGGCAGGAACCCGACCTGAAAGTGGTGGCTTCCTTCGAGCCTAAAATTGTCGGCCTGGTGTGTAACTGGTGCTCCTATGCGGGGGCGGACCTGGCCGGGACCTCCCGCATCCAGTATCCGCCCAACATCCGCCTGGTAAGGGTTATGTGCACCGGTTCGGTGGATCCCCTCTATATCCTGCGCCCCCTGATGGACGGGGCCGACGGCGTGCTGGTGGGCGGGTGACACCCGGGAGATTGCCACTATGGTAGTGGCAATTACAAAGCCCGGCGCCGCCTTGCGGCCTTAAGGGCCATCCTGAAACAGTTTGGCATCGGGGAAGAGCGGGTGTGGTTCCGTTTCATCAGCGCTTCCGAGGGCAAACGGTTTGCCGAAACAGTCCAGGAAATGGTTAACGAGTTGAAAAAACTGGGGCCCAACCCCCTGCGCCGCCGCTGGGATATTTGAAGGGGTTAATGGGTCGCCTGCAAAAAGGTGATGGCTTATGAAAACGGCTTTGCTTAAAGTTGAATCCGGTTCCCCCCGGCAGGCCGCGGCAAATTTTTTCCAGGCCCTGCTGGACCGGCAGGTGGTGGATGCCCTGATCGTTCCCAGGGAAGTGCCTTCCCGGCGCATGGTGGTGCCCGCCCTGGCCGTATCCGGGGATGGGCTGTCCGGCGCGAACCCCTTTGCCCCCGTGGCCATTATCAATGCTGCCCGGGCCGTAAGCAGGCTGACTTCCCGGGATCCCGGGGTGAAAGTGGGGGCGGTTTTGCGTCCCTGTGAAATCCGGGCGCTGGTGGAAATGGCCAAATTCCAGCAGATTACCCTGGAGCAGGTGCTGATCATCGGTACGGACTGCCTGGGCACCTTTGAGCCGGCCGATTATTACCACCTGACGGGGGCGGGCTTTGATACCGACGCCTGGCTGGCGCAGGCGGCCGGCTCCGGCAAGGCGGCCTTGAACGGGACGAAGATCAGAACGGCCTGTGCCATCTGCGAGGCCATATCTCCGTCAGGTGCCCATTTATCCCTGCACTGGGTGGGCTGTGATGTTCACCGGGAGCTCTACATTGCCTGCGACGATGAACGGGTCAACCTGGACGCTCTCTTTGACGGCGGCATTTTAGTTCCGCACGAATTGCCGGCGGCCAGGCAGTCCCTGGTGGAATCCCTGCAAAAAGAGCGCCGGGAGCTGGCGCAGGAGATGTGCCGGGATTTTGCTTCACGGGTTGCGGACGTCAACCGGCTGCTGGATGAACTGGCCCCCTGCCTGGGCTGCCATAACTGCCGGGAGGTTTGTCCCATCTGTGTCTGCCGGGAGTGTGTTTTTGACAGCAACCTGTTTGAACACGAGCCGTCAAGGTACCTGCACTGGGCGGCAGCCCGGGGTGCGCTGGAGCTGCCCACCGACACGCTGCTGTATCACCTGACGCGCATGCATCACATGGGCGTCAGCTGCGTGGGCTGCGGCCAGTGTGAGAGCGGCTGTCCCAGCAAGATCCCCCTGACCCTTCTTTTCCGCACCATCGGGCAAAAGCTGCAGGACCTCTTCTCCTATGTGCCCGGTGCCAGCGTGGATGAGCCGCCTCCCCTGACCACTTACAAGGAGCACGAGCTGGAGCCCCGGTAACGCCGGGCGGCGGTGATGTGAGTGATGCGAGGTGAGTTTTCATGGCTACGGCCACTCTCCACCTTCCGGCAGGGGCAGTAACAGTGGATGCGGCGTTCCGGGAAGAGGTGGCCCGCTTAAGCGGCCAACCCCTGGAGCTCTGCTTCCAGTGCCAGAAATGCGCCTCCGGCTGTTACCCCACCCAGGAAGGTGACTATACGCCCAATGAAATTATGCGCCTGATTCAGTACGGGGCCCGGGACGCGGTGTTGAGGAGCAGGACCATCTGGCTTTGTACGTCCTGTGAAACCTGCGGCCTGCGCTGTCCCAACGGCATCCGTATTGCAGAGGTTATGGACACTTTAAAACAAATGGCTGCTGCCCGCGGCATTGCACCGGCCGGTGAGACCGGCCCCCTGTTTCATAACCTGTTTCTAAGCGAAATCCGGGCTGCCGGCCGGGTGCACGAAACCATGCTGATGCTGAAGTACAAGTTAAAAACCGGCAACCTTTTTGCGGACATGAAGCTGGGCTGGCAGCTTTTCCGGCGGGGCAAGCTGCCCCTGGTGCCGCGGCTGAAAAAAGACCCGGCGGTGCGGCGGATTTTTGAACGGGCCAGCGGGCAGGAGTAAGCGGGGACAACGCCGTGCTCCTTATGGCAACCAATACCCTTCCGGCTGAAATGTTTCCTGAAAGAAGAGGTGCATCATCATGCAATACAGCTACTATCCCGGCTGTTCCCTGGAGGCCACCGGGGTGGAATACAACCTTTCCACCCGGGCGGTGGCCGGGGCCCTGGGGCTGGAGCTGGTGGAACTGCCCGGCTGGACCTGCTGCGGCTCCTCCTCCGCTCACGCGGTGAACAAAGACCTGGCCCTGGGTCTGGCGGCCCACAACATCGCCCTGGCCCAGGAGCAGGGGCGCGACCTGGTGGTGCCCTGCTCGGCCTGTTATACCCGGCTGTGCAAGGCCGACCACGAGATGAGGCATGACCCCGCAGAAAAGGCCCGGGCGGAAAGGCTGGCCGGCTTTTCTTACACGGGCAAGATCCAGATTTATTCCTTTCTGGAAATAGTGAAGGACCGGGTGGGCTGTGATGAGGTGGCCCGGGCCGTGCGCAAACCCCTGACCGGCCTGAAGGTGGCCTGCTACTACGGGTGCCTGCTGGTACGCCCTCCGGAAGTGCGCCCTTTTGATCGGGCCGAGGATCCCACCTCCCTGGATGAGCTGGCTGCCGCCCTGGGGGCGGAGCCGGTTCCCTGGTGTTATAAAACCACCTGTTGCGGGGCCGGGCTTTCCCTGACCCGGCCGGAGGTGGTGGAGCAGCTGGTGGCCCGGATTTTGTCCGCCGCCCGGGAAGCCGGGGCCGACGCCCTGGTTACTGCCTGTCCGTTGTGCCAGAACAACCTGGAGATGCGCCGCCCGGCTCAAGAGGGCATCCCCGTGTTTTACTTTACCGAATTAATGGGCCTGGCTTTCGGGTTGGGGGAGGCACCCGGCTGGTTGAAGAAACACCTGGTCGATCCCTTCCCTTTGTTGCAGCGCTTTTCCCTGGTGGGGTAGCCTGGGCGGAGGTCTCTGGACAGCGGTCGCCCGGTGTAGTATCTTATGGTCCAGGAAGAATTTACCTCTTGCCTTGGAACAAGTGTTCTGGCTAAAATGGGATCAGAACACTTGTTCAGTGCAGGAGGTTTTATTATGTCCCGGGCCATTTTGCTGGTTGACATGAACGCCTTTTTTGCCAGCGTCCATCAGGCCCTGGATCCGGGCCTGCGGGGCAAGCCCGTGATCGTTGCCGGGGATCCGGCCAGGCGCCACGGCATTGTCCTGGCTGCCAGCTACGAGGCCAGGGCCAAAGGGGTGAAGACCGGCCTGACGGTGGCCGAGGCCCGCCTGGCCTGCCCCGAAGGAATCTTCATCAAGCCGCAGCACGACCTCTACGTTCGCTTTTCCGCCCGTATCCTGCGCATCCTGCACGACTTCACCCCACTGGTGGAGCCCTTTTCCATTGACGAGGCCTTTTTGGACGTTACCGGCTGCCACAAGCTCCTGGGTTCCCCGGTGGAAATTGCCCACCGGCTAAAGGCGCGTATCCGCCAGGAGGTGGGCATAACCTGCAGTGTGGGGATTGGCCCCAACAAGCTCCTGGCCAAAATGGCGGCGGAACTGCAAAAGCCCGACGGCCTCACCCAGCTCACTTTCGAGGATGTACCCCGGCGCCTGTGGCCCCTGCCGGTGCGGGAACTTTTCGGCGTGGGCCCCCGTTACGAGGAGCACCTGAGAAAGTTGAACATACATACCATTGGCGACCTGGCCAACTTTCCGGTGGACGTCCTTAAAAGGCGATTTGGGGCCTACGGAGAAGCCCTGTGGTTCTGCGCCCGGGGTATCGACCACAGCCCCGTGGATCCCGGCAGTTTAAAGCAGGTGAAGAGCATCGGGCAACAAATCACCCTTCCCCGGGATTACCGGGGCGAGGAGATCAAGGTGGTGCTGTGGGAACTGGCCGACCGGGTGGCCCGACGGGCCCGGGCGGGAGAATATGCCGGCAGAACGGTGGTGCTGTCCCTTAAAGACACCCGCTTTAACTGGCTGTCCCGCCGTAAAACCCTGCCTTTCCACACCAGCCTGGCCGGGGATATTTACCGGGCCGCGGCGGATTTGCTGGAACAGCACTGGTCCCCGCACTGGCCGGTGCGCCTGGTGGGGCTTGCCCTGGGCGGCTTAACGGCCCGCCTGCCGGAACAGCTGACCCTCTTCGGCGAAAGAGAAAGGCGGCAAAGGGCGGAACAGGCCTGCGATGCCATTAAGAAACGGTACGGGGAAAAGGCCATTTTCCGGGCCGTATCCCTCACCCCGGCGGGGGTATTCTATACAGAACCACCCCGTACCGCACCGTCTTTTCTTATGAAAGTGCCGGAAACAGGTCAGATGGGGGTGGGGATGGATGATGGAAGGCAATAAACTTTGGTGGAGCCGCCGGCTCATGCTGCCGGAAATGAGGGAAAAGGCCGTACATACCTGCAGTGACTGCCGTTTTCTGGTCAGGATACAGGGGCGGGAGGAAGTGCGCTGGGGCTGTGTGGCCGGGCTTCCCGGATACGGCATGCTGGAAAGGCGCGTACCGCCGGAAATCCATGCCCTGGATATTTTAAAAATGGCCGGCCGGGAGGGATTGCAGGCCGTGCTGGCCTTTGGCGATCCGGATCGCCCCGCCTGCGGCTTGTTCCGGCCCCGCATTTAAACTCCCACGGTTCTGCCGCAATTCCTGCCGTCCGGAGCGTTTACATTATTCCCCACCGGCGTGTATACTCCAGTTTGATCTCATACTCGCAGGGCGCGAATCCATGCTCCTCCAGCAAGTCCTTCACCTGATACGCCTCCAGGTCGCTGCCTTCCAGGATAACGGCCTTCCGGGTGCCCCGGCAGCAAAAGCCCCTTTCCTGCAACAGCTCGATCATGGAAGCCACCCGCTCCAGCCGTTCCTTAAGAAAATCACCCAGCCGGCGCACGTCTTCCGGCCGGACCATGCCCGCGCCCTGGATTTTCTCCAGGGGCGGGACTTCCCCGGGCAGCCAGTTTCTTTCCAAAAGCTTCAGTATCACCGTAACCCGGTAGTTCACCATAACCTCTCATCTCCTGCACTTACCATAATTGAATGCTGTCGCATAACTGCCGGGGCGGCGGTCGTCCCTCGTCGCTCCGTGCTACGGGCCGGACGAAACATCGGCTTGCCTCGGAGCGAACCTGGCAGCGCTGCATATGCGCCGATAGACTTTCTTCCTCAGGGATAGTTACAGCCTAAGTAGCTCAGCCATTCTACCAATACCATTACCAGCGCGATTCGCGCTGCCGGTTCGCTAACCTCGGCAGCGCCGTGTTTCGTATCCGGCCCTCCGCAATGTCGCTCCTTAAGGGACGACCGCCGCCCGTTTCGTTTCTGGTTTTGCGACAGTCCATATTGATAACCAAACGCCCTGAGTTATCCCCACTTTCCAGCTACCTTGTTCTGGCTTCCACTCGCTCCGGTGTGGAGACCGTGCTACCCCCTTGTTCCGGAGCCTCCAGCAGCACCAGCGTCCCGGCGTATACCCCTTCGTCGTCGTAGACGAAAATCACTTCGCCGTCCAGGTGGCGGGAGTTCAGGTGCACCCTTTTCACGGACCGGGAGCCCATGTTCCGGTAAATGAAGCCGGCCAGCTCGGGGTCTACGGCATCTATGCTGATGCCCGTCTCCAGGCTGCCCAGGTAACAGCGGGCCATCAGGTTGGCCTGGACCACCCTGTGGTTACGGTCCACATAGACCGCTCCCTGGGGCAGGGTTTCCATCAGGCGGGACAGGACCCGACTGCAGGTTTCCTCCTCCCTGCCGCCGGCACCGATTACCGTCAGCGCCCCCAGCACCTTGCCTTTTTTCACGATGGGCGAGTGAATGGCCTCCAGCAGGCGGTCGGCGGTCTTCAGGGTCAGGGTGCCGTACCGGTTCTTTTCGCCCGGGGCATCCCCGATATGCCCCAGTATTTCCTTTAATTTCGCTCCCTTCAAGGGCCCTTTTGCGCTGAAAATCTCATGGGCCGCCTGGTTGGCGAAGAGCACCCGCCCGGCGTTGTTGGAAATAATCACTCCCTCATGCACATGGTTAAAAATGTTGAAATCGATGTTTTCGAAATAGGTCCGGGCGCTGTTCACCCCCCACAGTTCCACCAGGAACTGGTAGAGGCAGCAGTAGAGGGCAAATAGCAATAACATGATGGTAATGATGCGGTAGGTGTCGAAGTTGTTTTCCCGCAGGAAGAAGTACAGCTGCCAGGGAGGATCACCCATGGTCAGGGAATTTACGTCGTATGCTAGCTGGTTGGCATAGAATTTTTCTTCCCGGCCGCTGAACTGGTCCAGCAATTCCCGTTCAAAGGGCCACACCACGGGAGTCTTCCCACCGGCAAAAACGGCCACCTTACAGGTGTTGCCCAGGAATTCCTGGGAGAGCTCCTGTTGAAAGTCCATAATGCTGAAGTCCAGGGCCAGCCATTCCTTCCCCAGGGGAGTGACCACGGTTACCACCGTTTGAGCGCCGTCACCGGCATGCACCCCCAGCACCCGGGACCCCTGCCGGGGTGGCTGTGACCGGAACTTTTCCAGCGGCAGGTCTCCAGGGGGTATCCCTGTTCGAGCCACCACTCGTCCTGTGGCGTCCAGAATATATGCGCCGGTAATGCGGTGATCGAAAAGGGGCAGCTCTTTTAAAGCGGCGTTCCTGTCGGGCCGGCCGTTGAGTTTCCGGGCGGCCCCTTCGGTGACTCCCCGCAGGTTGTTGAGAAAAAAGCTGGTTTTATTGACGGCCACCTGGCGGATGGTTTCTTCGTAGTCGTTCATGATGCCTTTTAAAAAGCGGAATTCCACAACGAAGAGCATGGTTATAATGGTCAGGAAGAAGAGCATTATAAACATCAGCCAGGCGCTGTTTACCGTCAGGGACTTTTTCATCGTACCCACCGCCACTACCAGTTTGTTTAACTGACGGACGATTTATTTCCTGCACTTGCCCGGTTTGCCTGCAGATCGTGATGCCGAAGGAGGCTGGCACTACCTTACCAGTCCCCTGCGGGCGGCGGCAGCCAGGGCTTCCTCCAGCGTCTTTACCCCCAGTTTGGTGCAGATGCCCCGGATGCGGCGCCGCAGGGTGGACAGGCTGATGTAGAGTTTGGCGGCCACTTCCTTCTGGTCTTCGCCCCGGGCAATGAGCTGCAGAATGCTGGTTTCCTGGTCCGTCAGCACGGGGCTGTCGGGTTTTAACAGCAGTTCGGCCTGCAGCCCCGGATAGAGGTAGGTCCCGCCCTTGTACACCATATTGATGGCCGAGCGGATCTCATCAAAAAAGGCATATTTGGGTACAAACCCGTGTACGCCCCTTTCCATGGCCTTGCGGATAAAGGTTACATCGTCATAGGTGGTCAGGGCTACAAATTTTACATGGGGGTGGGATTGGACCATGCGCCCGCACAGGTCGAGGCCGTCACCGTCCGGCAGGCCGATGTCCAGCAGAACTATATCCACGTGGGGGCCCATGTTCTGCAGCGCTGTGGCGCAGGAATCGGCCTCGGCCACCACCTGCATGTTTTCTTCCATATCGATCAGCTTTTTCAAGCCCTCGCGGAAAACGTTATGATCCTCCACCAGCATGATCCCGATCTTCTTCACTGCCTTTCCCCCCTTCAGTAAGTGGTACGGTCAGGATTACGCAGAATCCCCCATCCATAAAGCCGTATGCCAGGTCCCCCCCGATAAACCTGGCCCTTTCCTTCATTCCCCACAGTCCTTTTCCGGGTACGGGCTCCTCTTCCCGCATTCCCCCGTTGTCCAGGATCTCTATCTGCAGGGTATCGCCTGTTTCGTTGAAATGGATGTCCACCTCCGTGGCCGCCGAGTGCCTGACCACATTGGTCAGGGCTTCCTGAATAATGCGGTAAATGAATATTTCCCTGTCCCGGCCCAGGCGCAATGAACGCTGGCTGTAGAAAATATAGACCCTGCGGTTATGGATGCGTTCGAAATTGGCGCTGTAGGATTCCAGGGCCGGGATCAGCCCCACCTTTTCGATCAGGTAGGGGTGAATGTCGTTCATGATGCTTCGCATGTCGATGGCTGCATTCTGGCACTGTGTACGCAGCAGGCACAGGTTGTTTTGCACCTCTTCCGGCAGCTTTTCCCCGTGCACACGCAGCACGTAGTCCAGGCCGTGGATGATGCTGGACAGGTACCGGCCGATCCAGTCGTGAATTTCAATGGACAGGTGCTTTCTTTCCCTTTCAATGGTGTCCAGCAGGATGGTGCCGTCCTTCGGTTCGGGCGCCTGCCGGGCGGTAAGCACGGCACCGGCCGTTCTGCCGAAAAGGTAGACCGGGGCGCAGTCCACGGTCAAGAGCAGCCGGTTCCCTTCCCGGCTATAGCTCAGCGGGCAGTCCACTGTTTTTTCCTCCTGCAAAAGGGCCTGGTAAATGGGCTGGACCACCTTCTGCCAGTGGGGGTACAGGATCAGGATGTCCCCCAGGTTTTTACCAACCGCCGTTTCCCGGGAAAGGTTAAAAAGTTTTTCCGCCGCCGGGTTTAAATACTGTACCTTTTCCTTCCGGTCCACAAAGACCACGGCCCTGGAAGAGTCCCTCACCAGGTCCTGCAGGCAGGAATACCAGGCCGCCAGGGGCCGGGCCGCCGTACCGGCCCATAATACCGCTCCCAGGGAAAGGAAGGAAAGAAAAAACATCAGCAGGCCTTCTTTATGTAATAAAGCCATGGTACGTTCCAGCAGGTCTTTATTTTTCTGCCCGCCGTCCCCGGCCAGGGCGGCGGCCCGGTAGGCCAGCTGCCGGCTGAGGTCCCGGTGCTGCCACAGCAAAAGTTCACGGCCGGTATCCCGGTGGGATGCCCCGCGTGGTATTACTTCCCTTTCCACAAAGGAGGTATAGGCCCTGGTCAGGGCCATTAATTCCGCCACATCCTGCTTTCTGGACTGTTCCACCAGGTTATAAAATTCCAGTTCCTTTTTTATCGTTTCTGCACTGTAGTGACGGAAATCATTTAACGCCTGTGCATCACCGTAAATAATATATTCCTGTACAGCGCCGGTCAGGTGATAAATGATGGATGTTATTTCCTGGTACTCAATTTGGCGCTGAAATTCCAGCTCTACCTGGCTTAACTGCTGCGGCAGGATGTAACCTGTGTAAATTAACAGCAAAACCGGCAGCAGTATCGTGATGAACAATGCTGTCCATGGCCATCCGCTCCATTTTTGACTCACTGGCGTCACCTTCTACCCTCATAACAGGTTGACTTTCCGTTCCTTAAAACAATAAGAGTACCCAATATAAGAATACGGCAGGGATGGTATAATTCCTACGGGAATCTTCTGGTCATGTGCGGGATGTGGCGTCTCTTTCCAAGATCATTGTGGCAAACTGCACAAAACGTTCTTTTTGATGAACCAAAAAGTTCACCTTTGTGAATGAAACGCTTCGTTTGTTTGATCATTCAGTTCATCCTGCCCTGCAGTCGTTGATCCTCCGGCGATGGTGCACTAAGATAAGCTTGACTAATGAAAAGCATAAGAAGTGGGGGTGTTTTGGCAGGAGCGGGAAAAAGGTGTAGATTTAAGGGATTGTGAGCACAAGCATGAAAGCGGAGTTTCGTTATGGGGAGGGAAAAGAAATGAATGGTACACAAACTGCCGGAATGAAAGCTGGTGCGGGCATGCCTGCAGTACCGCAGTCCCACGGGTGGTCCGATCTCTGGAAAAAAGAGGACTACTGGGCCATCTGGATGGGCCTGGGCGTTGTGCTGGCCGCCCTGATCTTCTTCTATGCCGGCAGTTCCATCAAGCCCATTGCCGTGGCGCCGCCCACCTGGGTGGATTTCAGTGAGGTTTCCAAACATTTCGCTGCCAAGTGGACCTGGTACGCCGGACTTTATGTACTCTTTATCGCCCTTTTCACCATAAGCAGCGCAGTCATGGGCTTCAAGGCAGGGGAATTCATTCCCGGTTTCACCATCCTTTTCATTATTTCCACGGTCATCCTGGTTGTTGGCTCCTGGAAGACGGCCATCGACCTGAACCTGGAACCGCCCCTTTTAGCCCTGCTGCTGGGCATGATCGTCAGTAACGCCTTCAAACTGCCCAAATGGCTGGATACCACCTTCCGCACGGAATTTTACGTCAAGACCGGTATTGTATTGCTTGGTGCCACGCTGCCCTTTACCCTGATCATCCAGGCCGGCCCGGTGGCCTTCCTGCAGGCCACCATTGTGGCGGTGGTAACTTTCCTGACCATCTTCTTTGCCGCCACCCGGTTGTTCGGCCTGGACAGGCGCTTCGGTGCCACCCTGGCCGCCGGCGGATCCATTTGCGGGGTGTCGGCCTGCATTGCCCTGGGTGGTGCGGTGAAGGCCAAAAAGGAACACGTCTCCATCGGCATTTCCCTGGTGGTCATCTGGGCCATCATAATGATTATCGTTCTGCCCCTGGCGGCCAAGGCCATGGGCATGCCGCCCGGTATTGCCGGGGCCTGGATCGGTACTTCCGAATTTGCCGATGCGGCCGGTTTTGCGGCGGCCGCGGCCATCGGTGACGAAGCGGCCATCCGGTCCTTCACCCTGATGAAGGTGGTGGGCCGGGACATCTGGATCGGCCTGTGGTCGCTGATCATGGCCGTTATCGCCTGCACGGTGTGGGAGCGCAGCTGCTCCGCCGGACAGGGTGAAAAGGTAAACGCCATGGAAATATGGTGGCGCTTCCCCAAGTTTGTCATCGGCTTCTTCCTGGCTTCCCTGATCATGACCTTTGTGGCCATGCAGTTTTCACCGGCGGAATTTAAAAAAGTGCTCACCCCCGAGGTTATCGGACCCATCAAGACTTTACGCACCTGGACCTTCGTTTTTACCTTCCTTTCCATCGGATTTACCACCCGGTTCAGGGAGCTGACCGCCTTCGGCTGGAAGCCCCTGGCCGCCTTTACCCTGGGCGTGGCCGTAAACGTGCCCCTGGGTTACATCCTGTCGGTGCTCATCTTCGGCCATTACTGGGCGAAGATTTAACAAAATGTTTACATGCCTGCCGTGCCCTGCCCCGTAGCGGGCGGGGCTTTTATTTGTTCCTCCCTTTTGCTAAAATTAAAAAAGGTTTATGAATTTTCGCCATTTCTCCCCGGAGGGCTGGTTTCGTGGGCAAGATTATTATTTTCGCCAAAACTATCCCCGGTATTTTGCTCATGGTGGCCATTGCCGTACTGGCCCGGGGCGGAGGCGATTTGGGATTGCCCTGG
Coding sequences within it:
- a CDS encoding hydrogenase iron-sulfur subunit, with the protein product MSVMLSQPPLADPVSQERQEPDLKVVASFEPKIVGLVCNWCSYAGADLAGTSRIQYPPNIRLVRVMCTGSVDPLYILRPLMDGADGVLVGGUHPGDCHYGSGNYKARRRLAALRAILKQFGIGEERVWFRFISASEGKRFAETVQEMVNELKKLGPNPLRRRWDI
- a CDS encoding 4Fe-4S dicluster domain-containing protein, whose protein sequence is MKTALLKVESGSPRQAAANFFQALLDRQVVDALIVPREVPSRRMVVPALAVSGDGLSGANPFAPVAIINAARAVSRLTSRDPGVKVGAVLRPCEIRALVEMAKFQQITLEQVLIIGTDCLGTFEPADYYHLTGAGFDTDAWLAQAAGSGKAALNGTKIRTACAICEAISPSGAHLSLHWVGCDVHRELYIACDDERVNLDALFDGGILVPHELPAARQSLVESLQKERRELAQEMCRDFASRVADVNRLLDELAPCLGCHNCREVCPICVCRECVFDSNLFEHEPSRYLHWAAARGALELPTDTLLYHLTRMHHMGVSCVGCGQCESGCPSKIPLTLLFRTIGQKLQDLFSYVPGASVDEPPPLTTYKEHELEPR
- a CDS encoding 4Fe-4S dicluster domain-containing protein, which translates into the protein MATATLHLPAGAVTVDAAFREEVARLSGQPLELCFQCQKCASGCYPTQEGDYTPNEIMRLIQYGARDAVLRSRTIWLCTSCETCGLRCPNGIRIAEVMDTLKQMAAARGIAPAGETGPLFHNLFLSEIRAAGRVHETMLMLKYKLKTGNLFADMKLGWQLFRRGKLPLVPRLKKDPAVRRIFERASGQE
- a CDS encoding CoB--CoM heterodisulfide reductase iron-sulfur subunit A family protein; the protein is MATNSQPRGSVVVVGAGISGMQSALDLAEAGFKVYVVERGPAIAGHMSMLDKTFPTNDCSMCILSPKVADLGGHHNIEVLTLAEVTGVSGEPGDFTVTVHKHPRFVDLTRCVSCGRCEQVCPQEAADDFNQGLGVRKAIYKPYAQAFPNAYVVDPGACLQCGACVEKCARKAIDHNMRGEELQIRAGAVILSPGFELFDAAVRPELGYGRFPNVVTSLQFERILSASGPYEGHLVRPSDGKEPRRIAWLQCVGSREPRSGIDYCSAVCCMYATKEAIVAKEHTPGLETTIFYMDMRAYGKGFEQYYRRAKDELGVRYVRCVVSEVKEIPGTRNLLLRYRTPEGIFREEEFDMVVLSVGMRPARGARELAAALGVELNRFGFCRNDPFNPVATSRPGIFADGAFAGPKDIPETVTEASAAAGCVSRLLSAARGSETRVKEYPPERPVHKEPPRVGVFVCHCGINIGSVVRVPEVVEYAKRLPWVVHAQEFLFACAQDSLEKIRRTIVNRKLNRVVVASCTPRTHAPLFQNVLREAGLNPYLYEHVNIREHSSWVHRDRPEEATEKAKDLVRMAVAKVRLLTPITQTYTEINKGALVVGGGVAGMTTALSLAEQGFQVSLVEKERELGGNARYLYYTLQGSDPRQYLNELIDKVLNHPLIQVFTGSQVVEAGGYPGNYHSRIKTPEKELEISHGAVVLATGAREARPQEYLLGQHPRVMTQRDLEERIHRGEVQGLNTVVMIQCVGSRDEERPYCSRICCSHALKNALKLKELKPQANIYILYRDIRVYGLNEQYYTQARQKGIIFIRYDLGKKPEVEAAGEGLVVRAVDHILGVELAIEPDVLVLSTGVVPGEDNGRLSQLFKVPLNSDGFFLEAHMKLRPVDFAAEGLYLCGLAHSPKLVGESITQANAAAMRAVTLLARDRLANVAITATVEEELCVGCGMCVKVCDYQARSIDPLRRVADVNEALCQGCGACVAACPNGASQQKGYEKGQLLAMVSAALEAV
- a CDS encoding CoB--CoM heterodisulfide reductase iron-sulfur subunit B family protein; amino-acid sequence: MQYSYYPGCSLEATGVEYNLSTRAVAGALGLELVELPGWTCCGSSSAHAVNKDLALGLAAHNIALAQEQGRDLVVPCSACYTRLCKADHEMRHDPAEKARAERLAGFSYTGKIQIYSFLEIVKDRVGCDEVARAVRKPLTGLKVACYYGCLLVRPPEVRPFDRAEDPTSLDELAAALGAEPVPWCYKTTCCGAGLSLTRPEVVEQLVARILSAAREAGADALVTACPLCQNNLEMRRPAQEGIPVFYFTELMGLAFGLGEAPGWLKKHLVDPFPLLQRFSLVG